A stretch of Cicer arietinum cultivar CDC Frontier isolate Library 1 chromosome 5, Cicar.CDCFrontier_v2.0, whole genome shotgun sequence DNA encodes these proteins:
- the LOC101493330 gene encoding uncharacterized protein — protein sequence MLFQLHSCLLHPFLLLTPLQFYDPSPISLSHCFSFFQFPLLYHINRTKIQTPNQPKLIPKLPKSSALSFSPTITHSSTSSPKLFCFHKHARTVGMATFVVLILLLLFSPPSVQSQLLQNPKINPLDLKALLSIKNTLTELSSSNSFFSTWNFTAPNPCSSFSGVTCSNINRVTILSLGTDTLPLAGSLPRSISQLTELTQLILSPGIVTGSIPPQLAQLTKLRVISLPNNRFTGSIPSTFSSLTNLHTLDLSHNQLTGSIPPSLTELPQLRILILASNSVTGSLPENVSSPLIHLDLKNNQLTGPLPTSIPSSLRYLSLSQNRMWGPLTNGLESLSELVFLDLSMNQFFGPIPAQLFFRPTLSSLLLQRNNLSGGLPQRPNDKEPSIGSSSYGQGSIVDLSHNSLSGELSTVFDGVESLFLNNNRLMGRVPEEYVKGVCRGSTRTLYLQHNYFTGIPLEEGTVMPDTVSLCLSYNCMEPPATLMTCPASAGDQLSRPAAQCSVFNIGTYRG from the coding sequence ATGCTCTTTCAATTGCATTCATGTTTGCTTCACCCTTTTTTACTACTCACACCCCTTCAATTTTATGACCCATCTCccatctctctctctcactgCTTCAGCTTTTTCCAATTCCCACTTCTCTACCACATCAACCGTACCAAAATCCAAACTCCCAACCAACCAAAACTAATCCCAAAGCTCCCCAAAAGTTCTGCTCTGTCATTTTCCCCTACAATTACACACTCCTCAACTTCTTCACCAAAACTATTCTGCTTCCACAAACACGCACGCACTGTAGGAATGGCCACCTTTGTGGTTCTTATTCTTCTTTTACTTTTCTCACCCCCTTCTGTTCAATCTCAACTACTacaaaatccaaaaataaacCCATTGGATCTCAAAGCTCTTCTTTCCATAAAAAACACTCTCACTGAACTCTCATCCTCCAACTCCTTCTTCTCCACCTGGAACTTCACCGCACCAAATCCCTGCTCTTCATTCTCCGGCGTTACCTGCTCCAATATCAACCGAGTCACCATTCTCTCACTCGGCACCGACACACTCCCACTCGCCGGCTCACTCCCCCGATCCATCTCCCAACTCACTGAGTTAACCCAACTCATTCTCTCCCCTGGAATCGTCACAGGATCCATCCCTCCCCAACTCGCCCAACTCACCAAACTCCGAGTCATCTCATTGCCTAATAACCGCTTCACCGGCTCCATACCCTCTACGTTCTCCTCTCTTACGAATCTCCACACTCTCGACCTCAGTCACAACCAACTCACCGGGTCAATCCCGCCGAGTCTTACCGAGTTACCGCAACTCAGAATCCTTATCCTTGCTTCCAATTCCGTCACTGGCTCGTTACCGGAAAACGTTTCCTCTCCTTTAATTCATTTGGATTTGAAGAACAATCAACTCACGGGACCGTTACCAACGTCAATCCCGTCATCTCTCCGTTATCTCTCGTTGTCGCAGAATCGAATGTGGGGTCCACTTACCAACGGGTTAGAGTCGCTTTCAGAATTGGTGTTTCTCGACCTCAGCATGAACCAATTTTTTGGGCCTATACCAGCCCAACTTTTCTTTAGGCCCACGCTCTCTTCACTCTTGTTACAACGGAACAATCTTTCTGGTGGGCTTCCGCAAAGGCCTAATGATAAAGAACCGTCGATTGGATCCTCATCGTACGGTCAAGGATCAATAGTCGATTTAAGCCATAACTCACTTAGCGGGGAACTGTCCACGGTGTTTGATGGAGTTGAGAGcttatttttgaataataacCGTTTGATGGGGAGGGTTCCTGAGGAGTATGTTAAGGGCGTGTGTCGCGGTAGCACCAGAACATTGTACCTTCAGCACAACTACTTCACGGGGATACCGCTGGAAGAAGGAACGGTGATGCCTGATACGGTGTCGTTGTGTTTATCATATAACTGCATGGAGCCGCCGGCGACGCTGATGACTTGTCCAGCGAGTGCCGGTGATCAGTTGTCCAGGCCAGCGGCGCAGTGTTCCGTTTTTAACATTGGCACTTATAGAGGTTAA